Proteins co-encoded in one uncultured Draconibacterium sp. genomic window:
- a CDS encoding M20/M25/M40 family metallo-hydrolase produces MLIRKTVLIYFSLLVFLFSSNAQNEALSKIDISDLKEYLTFIASDELQGRELATEVDGLEIAANYLADYAKEIGLKPAVEDYFQTVPILHTTLSTDDFIEVKNEKGKSVYRSDELVKLNQSEGVYRLNEEPVFFIGFGENIDLYNLKDKLVVVAQGNAESFTRNEVYKWQNRVERAKINAIMEKQPKALLIIANPKDKKNINFQQLKGWLRRPGYSVKKDEVSERPAVLLATSKVADALLGKRGRYEKYLKNLVDESEVAKEISGTLSVKIGSEPEVLQEKNVIAYIEGSDPVLKNEYIVFMAHYDHLGVGTNGDVYNGADDNGSGTVAIMEVAEAFVSLKEKPKRSIVFLWVTCEEKGHFGSSYYCDHPVFPLDKTVASINLDMVGRVYDGPRDDVWKESPKKVKDFDGLYTLSNDVWPELAEINAIHCAELGLVPDTSLPKERFLRASDHYHFHKKGVPILNYSTGYHADYHKVGDEVEKINFEKIKRVADLCFLVGFDLANKEDIEF; encoded by the coding sequence TTTATTTTAGCCTGTTGGTGTTTCTGTTTTCAAGTAATGCCCAGAACGAAGCACTGTCGAAAATCGATATTTCTGATTTAAAGGAATACCTTACATTTATTGCTTCCGACGAATTACAGGGACGCGAACTGGCTACCGAAGTGGATGGTTTGGAGATAGCGGCAAACTATCTGGCCGATTATGCAAAAGAAATTGGGCTGAAACCAGCTGTGGAAGACTATTTTCAAACGGTACCAATTTTACACACCACACTAAGTACAGATGATTTTATTGAAGTAAAGAATGAGAAGGGAAAGTCGGTTTATCGGTCGGATGAGCTAGTAAAACTTAACCAATCAGAAGGCGTTTATCGTCTCAACGAGGAGCCTGTTTTTTTTATTGGCTTTGGCGAAAATATTGATTTGTATAATTTAAAAGACAAGCTTGTTGTGGTAGCACAGGGAAATGCCGAATCCTTTACCCGCAATGAGGTATATAAATGGCAAAATCGAGTGGAGCGTGCAAAAATTAACGCTATAATGGAAAAGCAGCCCAAAGCTTTATTGATTATTGCTAATCCGAAAGACAAGAAAAATATAAACTTTCAACAATTGAAGGGGTGGTTGAGGCGTCCGGGATACAGCGTAAAAAAAGACGAAGTATCGGAGCGACCAGCTGTTTTATTGGCAACCTCAAAAGTAGCCGATGCCTTACTGGGGAAGAGAGGTCGATACGAAAAATACCTCAAGAATCTTGTTGACGAATCAGAAGTCGCTAAAGAAATTTCAGGAACGCTTAGCGTGAAAATTGGTTCGGAACCGGAAGTGCTACAGGAAAAAAATGTAATTGCTTACATTGAGGGATCGGATCCGGTTTTAAAAAATGAGTACATTGTTTTTATGGCGCATTACGATCATTTGGGAGTGGGGACAAATGGCGATGTGTACAACGGTGCCGACGACAATGGCTCGGGAACAGTAGCCATTATGGAAGTGGCCGAAGCTTTTGTTTCGCTAAAAGAAAAACCAAAACGAAGTATTGTTTTTCTGTGGGTAACCTGCGAAGAGAAGGGACATTTTGGATCAAGTTATTATTGCGATCATCCGGTGTTTCCGCTGGATAAAACAGTGGCTTCCATAAATCTGGATATGGTAGGCCGTGTATATGACGGCCCGCGCGACGATGTTTGGAAAGAATCGCCCAAAAAAGTGAAAGACTTTGATGGGTTGTATACCCTGTCGAACGATGTGTGGCCCGAGTTAGCCGAAATAAATGCAATACACTGTGCCGAATTGGGATTAGTGCCAGACACCAGTTTGCCGAAAGAGCGTTTTTTGCGAGCCAGCGATCATTACCATTTTCATAAAAAAGGTGTGCCCATTTTGAATTATTCCACTGGTTATCATGCCGATTACCACAAAGTTGGCGATGAAGTGGAAAAAATTAACTTTGAAAAAATAAAACGTGTTGCCGATCTCTGTTTCCTGGTTGGTTTTGATTTGGCTAATAAGGAAGATATTGAGTTTTAG
- a CDS encoding M20/M25/M40 family metallo-hydrolase — protein sequence MNTKLLFTFFCVAVSVAAVAQKKELQTITENDLRAHLEFIASDNMRGRDFFTEVPGLDLAADYLKSQCLKMGLAPGVEGYFQNVEMQAVKPDMDQTIFRLIDANGNVSYETKNIFSLGGPPKSDTISGEVVFAGYGWYNEETKYNDTKDLDLKGKIVLVMTRTLEQVKEGKSPDMDTEMRKMVRALMGGAKAVILVNDPMNPNTEYIESIRKYATGGNLSLKGKRGSLILPIKLIFGTEELGNKIVEAAGETLAGLQQEINKSKSPKSFAVKNLKTEVNLVKSTELIVGKNVIAVVKGSDPELKNECIVFSAHYDHLGTDGKGGIYNGADDNGSGTVALLEIAEAFQSMEKKPKRSIVFVWVTGEEKGLLGSDYYSQHPVFAMENTLVDINLDMVGRSAEKELDSVAVSSKSLAGTNGMYIISGRQSTELMNVSDEVCEDLGLVPSDELTKAFLTRSDYYHFYKNGVPILGLSTGLHDDYHQITDEIDKIDFLKMKRVAQYAFSVAYKLANQKDRLVVDKPVQ from the coding sequence ATGAACACCAAATTACTTTTTACGTTTTTTTGCGTTGCAGTTTCAGTTGCGGCTGTTGCTCAAAAAAAGGAATTGCAAACGATTACCGAAAATGATTTGAGAGCGCACCTTGAATTTATTGCCAGTGACAATATGCGCGGGCGCGATTTTTTTACCGAAGTTCCGGGCCTCGATCTTGCTGCCGATTACCTCAAGTCGCAATGTTTAAAAATGGGGTTAGCTCCCGGAGTTGAAGGTTATTTCCAAAATGTTGAGATGCAGGCTGTAAAACCGGATATGGATCAGACTATTTTTCGATTAATAGACGCCAACGGAAATGTTAGCTACGAGACCAAAAATATTTTTTCGTTGGGAGGGCCTCCTAAAAGCGATACCATATCGGGCGAAGTGGTGTTTGCCGGTTATGGCTGGTATAACGAGGAGACAAAATACAACGACACCAAAGATCTGGATTTGAAAGGTAAAATTGTGTTGGTGATGACCCGTACCCTCGAACAGGTAAAAGAAGGTAAAAGTCCTGACATGGATACCGAAATGAGAAAAATGGTGAGAGCCTTGATGGGAGGAGCTAAAGCGGTGATTCTGGTGAACGATCCGATGAATCCGAATACCGAATACATTGAAAGTATACGAAAATATGCAACCGGTGGAAATCTCTCATTAAAAGGAAAAAGAGGCTCGCTAATTCTTCCGATTAAGTTAATTTTTGGAACAGAAGAACTGGGGAATAAAATAGTGGAAGCAGCAGGAGAAACTTTGGCTGGTTTGCAGCAGGAGATCAATAAAAGTAAAAGTCCAAAATCATTTGCCGTCAAGAACCTGAAAACAGAAGTTAATTTGGTAAAATCAACTGAATTAATTGTTGGAAAAAACGTTATTGCAGTAGTTAAAGGCAGCGATCCTGAGTTGAAGAATGAGTGCATTGTTTTTTCTGCACATTACGATCATTTGGGAACCGACGGAAAAGGCGGTATTTACAACGGTGCCGATGATAACGGGTCGGGAACAGTAGCTTTGCTGGAAATTGCAGAGGCATTTCAAAGTATGGAAAAGAAACCTAAACGAAGCATTGTTTTTGTCTGGGTAACCGGCGAAGAAAAAGGACTGCTGGGCTCCGATTATTATTCGCAGCATCCGGTATTTGCAATGGAGAATACGTTGGTTGATATTAATCTCGATATGGTCGGCCGCTCAGCAGAAAAGGAACTGGATTCGGTGGCGGTTAGTTCAAAAAGTTTGGCCGGTACTAACGGAATGTACATCATCTCGGGGCGGCAAAGCACCGAACTCATGAATGTTAGTGATGAGGTTTGTGAAGATCTTGGCCTTGTTCCGAGCGATGAACTAACAAAAGCTTTCCTAACACGAAGCGATTATTACCACTTTTATAAAAACGGAGTGCCAATTCTTGGTTTGTCAACTGGTCTGCACGACGATTATCATCAGATTACCGATGAGATAGATAAGATCGATTTCCTTAAAATGAAGCGGGTTGCGCAGTATGCGTTTTCGGTTGCTTACAAGCTGGCTAACCAAAAGGACCGTTTGGTTGTGGATAAGCCGGTTCAGTAA
- a CDS encoding FAD-dependent oxidoreductase, with the protein MSKYLIIGGVAGGATVAARLRRIDEQAEIIIFERGAHISYANCGLPYYIGDVIKEREKLLLQTPESFKARLNVEVRVFNEVVKIDREKKAVVIRNLETGEEYTETYDKLVLSPGAEPIKPPISGIKDSSIFTLRNVADTDKVKAYCNETQPKRAVVVGAGFIGLEMAENLHHLGMKVSIVEMAKQVMAPLDYEMAAVVHQHLKTKQVEFFLKDGVTSFKRENGVLNVALQSGRQIETDLVILSIGVKPENKLAREAGLDLAPNGGIIANEYLLSNDENIYVLGDAMAFPHPITGKLSNIYLAGPANKQGRIVADNIVSGNTRKYKGAIATAIAKVFDITVASTGIPEKTLKSEMMPYTANIIHGASHAGYYPDALPYTLKILFHPENGKLYGAQMIGYEGVDKRIDLIATVLKQGGSIYDLQDIEHAYAPPFSSAKDPVNQAGFAAENIVSGKLKIVSWDEIHNFHSENIVLLDVRTAAENELGNIEGSVNIPVDDLRERLSELPKDKKIIVYCGVGLRGYIACRILTQSGFSEVYNLSGGYKTYEHSICKQSNEDIFEANYITKNDHIYRGKANSEQAIIEGAAVKTIQVDACGLQCPGPILKLKQEIENIKPGERLEQISTDMGFMNDVKSWCNMTGNKLVSVSAEKGKVKALIEKGKKQEESSAKTSAAPAKNKTMVVFSDDMDRALASLVIANGAAAMGSKVTLFFTFWGLNVIKKSDKPHVEKDMMSKMFGSMMAKDAGDLKLSKMNMMGVGAKMMKKRMLTKKVDSLEDMLQTAMENGVQMIACQMSMDVMGVDKEELMEGVEIGGVATYLEEADQSNLNLFI; encoded by the coding sequence ATGTCAAAATATTTAATCATCGGAGGAGTTGCCGGCGGTGCAACTGTGGCGGCCAGGCTGCGTCGTATAGACGAGCAGGCAGAGATCATAATTTTTGAACGCGGAGCACATATTTCATATGCAAACTGCGGATTGCCCTATTATATCGGAGATGTTATTAAAGAGCGGGAGAAATTGCTTTTGCAAACGCCCGAAAGTTTTAAAGCCCGCTTAAATGTTGAAGTACGGGTTTTTAACGAAGTAGTGAAAATTGATCGCGAAAAGAAGGCGGTTGTTATTCGCAATCTGGAAACCGGCGAGGAGTATACCGAAACTTACGATAAGTTGGTATTGTCGCCGGGAGCGGAACCGATCAAACCTCCGATTTCGGGGATTAAAGATTCATCGATTTTTACGCTGCGAAATGTGGCTGATACCGATAAAGTAAAGGCGTATTGTAACGAAACCCAACCTAAAAGAGCAGTGGTGGTTGGCGCCGGTTTTATCGGCCTTGAAATGGCTGAAAACCTGCACCATTTAGGAATGAAAGTGTCAATCGTGGAAATGGCCAAACAGGTAATGGCACCGCTTGATTACGAAATGGCGGCGGTAGTTCACCAGCACCTGAAAACCAAACAGGTGGAGTTCTTTCTAAAAGACGGAGTTACTTCGTTTAAACGTGAAAACGGAGTGTTGAATGTTGCCTTGCAATCAGGGCGTCAAATTGAAACTGATCTGGTAATTCTCTCGATTGGTGTAAAGCCGGAAAACAAACTGGCGCGTGAAGCCGGATTGGATCTTGCACCAAATGGCGGAATTATTGCCAATGAGTATTTGCTAAGTAACGACGAAAACATTTATGTGTTGGGCGATGCGATGGCATTTCCTCATCCGATAACCGGAAAACTGAGCAATATTTATCTGGCTGGTCCGGCCAACAAACAAGGCCGTATTGTGGCCGACAATATCGTTAGCGGAAATACGCGCAAGTACAAAGGTGCTATTGCTACAGCAATCGCCAAAGTATTTGATATTACGGTGGCATCAACAGGTATTCCTGAAAAAACACTGAAAAGTGAAATGATGCCTTACACGGCAAATATTATTCATGGTGCGTCGCACGCCGGTTATTATCCCGATGCTTTGCCATACACATTAAAAATTCTTTTCCATCCTGAAAACGGGAAGTTGTATGGTGCGCAAATGATCGGTTACGAAGGAGTTGATAAACGTATCGACCTTATTGCAACCGTATTGAAACAAGGTGGCAGCATCTACGATCTGCAGGATATTGAGCATGCTTACGCACCTCCGTTTTCATCGGCAAAAGATCCGGTGAACCAGGCAGGTTTTGCGGCAGAAAATATCGTTAGCGGCAAACTTAAAATCGTTAGCTGGGACGAGATTCATAACTTTCATTCGGAAAACATTGTATTGCTCGATGTTCGTACGGCTGCCGAAAATGAATTGGGAAACATTGAAGGTTCGGTGAATATTCCTGTGGATGATTTACGCGAGCGGTTAAGTGAACTTCCAAAAGACAAAAAAATAATTGTTTATTGTGGTGTTGGTTTGCGTGGCTACATTGCATGCCGTATTCTTACTCAATCGGGTTTTAGCGAAGTTTACAACCTAAGTGGCGGCTACAAAACCTACGAGCACTCCATTTGCAAACAAAGTAACGAAGATATTTTCGAGGCCAATTACATTACCAAAAACGATCATATTTATCGCGGAAAAGCGAATAGCGAGCAGGCGATAATTGAAGGTGCGGCGGTAAAAACTATTCAGGTTGATGCCTGTGGGTTGCAGTGTCCCGGGCCAATTTTGAAGCTGAAACAGGAAATTGAAAACATTAAGCCCGGCGAGCGTTTGGAGCAAATTTCTACCGATATGGGGTTTATGAACGATGTGAAGTCGTGGTGTAACATGACCGGTAACAAGCTGGTTTCCGTTTCGGCTGAAAAGGGTAAAGTAAAAGCCCTGATTGAAAAAGGAAAAAAGCAAGAGGAAAGCAGTGCCAAAACGAGTGCGGCACCAGCCAAAAATAAAACCATGGTGGTTTTTAGCGACGATATGGATCGTGCACTGGCATCTTTGGTAATTGCCAATGGTGCAGCTGCCATGGGAAGTAAAGTAACATTGTTCTTCACTTTCTGGGGATTGAATGTGATTAAGAAGTCGGACAAGCCACATGTTGAAAAGGACATGATGAGCAAAATGTTTGGTTCGATGATGGCAAAAGATGCCGGCGATCTGAAACTTTCGAAAATGAACATGATGGGAGTGGGTGCCAAAATGATGAAGAAGCGCATGTTGACCAAGAAAGTGGATTCGCTGGAAGATATGCTTCAGACGGCCATGGAAAATGGTGTGCAAATGATTGCCTGCCAAATGTCGATGGATGTAATGGGGGTTGACAAAGAAGAATTGATGGAAGGTGTTGAAATAGGAGGTGTTGCTACTTACCTTGAGGAAGCTGACCAGTCGAATTTGAATTTGTTTATTTAG
- a CDS encoding putative oxidoreductase C-terminal domain-containing protein has protein sequence MKYLSTVAATLAILFSACTGGSQKSTDSEKERNTFTGAKGEVKIMTLDPGHFHAALVQKSMYDQVDPVVNVYAPDGVDVEDHLKRIESYNTREENPTSWVEKVYTGEDYLEKMLAEKPGNVMVTAGNNGKKTDYILKTVEAGINVLADKPMVISPEEFPKLEKAFQVAEENGVLLYDIMTERHEITTMLQRELSQLPEVFGTLQKGTTENPAITKESVHHFFKYVSGNPLKRPAWYFDTQQQGEGIVDVNTHLVDLIQWEAFPEVVLSKEDVEIISAKHWTTSLTPEMFKKSTSLDEYPEFLKKDVEGDILKVYCNGEINYTLKGVHAKASVIWNFEAPEGAGDTHYSIMRGTKCNLEIIQGEEEGYKPQLYIEATDADAMEFAGSLNNAVTGLAETYPGISVKKIGDKKWVMNIPEKYKVGHEAHFGQVTKKYLQYLIDGKLPEWEVPNMIVKYYTTTEGLKAARQ, from the coding sequence ATGAAATACCTATCAACTGTGGCTGCAACACTGGCAATTCTATTTTCTGCCTGCACCGGGGGCAGTCAAAAATCAACCGACTCTGAAAAGGAGAGAAACACGTTTACAGGTGCAAAAGGAGAAGTAAAAATCATGACTCTCGACCCGGGACATTTTCATGCTGCATTGGTACAAAAATCGATGTACGACCAGGTCGATCCGGTTGTAAATGTTTATGCTCCTGATGGTGTAGATGTAGAGGATCATCTGAAACGAATTGAAAGCTATAATACTCGCGAAGAAAACCCAACATCGTGGGTGGAAAAAGTTTATACAGGTGAGGATTACCTGGAAAAAATGTTGGCAGAAAAACCCGGAAACGTGATGGTTACAGCCGGAAACAACGGCAAAAAAACCGATTACATTTTAAAAACCGTTGAAGCCGGAATTAACGTACTGGCCGACAAACCAATGGTAATTTCGCCCGAGGAATTTCCGAAGCTGGAAAAAGCGTTTCAAGTGGCCGAAGAAAATGGAGTTTTGCTATATGATATTATGACCGAGCGCCATGAAATTACAACCATGTTACAACGCGAATTATCGCAATTACCCGAGGTTTTTGGAACACTTCAGAAAGGAACTACCGAAAATCCGGCAATTACCAAGGAAAGTGTACACCACTTTTTCAAATACGTTTCAGGGAATCCGTTAAAGCGTCCGGCATGGTATTTCGACACCCAACAACAGGGCGAAGGAATTGTGGATGTAAACACGCACCTTGTTGATTTGATTCAATGGGAAGCTTTCCCCGAGGTAGTTCTTTCGAAAGAAGATGTAGAGATTATTTCGGCCAAACACTGGACCACTAGCCTTACACCGGAGATGTTTAAAAAATCGACTTCGCTTGATGAATATCCAGAGTTCCTGAAAAAAGATGTTGAGGGAGATATTTTAAAAGTTTATTGCAACGGCGAGATCAATTACACGCTAAAAGGCGTTCATGCCAAAGCATCGGTAATCTGGAATTTTGAAGCGCCTGAAGGAGCTGGCGACACGCACTACTCCATTATGCGTGGCACTAAGTGTAACCTCGAAATTATTCAGGGTGAAGAAGAGGGGTACAAACCACAACTTTACATTGAAGCGACAGATGCTGATGCGATGGAGTTTGCAGGAAGTTTGAATAATGCCGTAACAGGTTTGGCAGAAACTTATCCCGGAATTTCAGTAAAAAAGATTGGCGACAAAAAGTGGGTGATGAATATTCCTGAAAAATATAAGGTTGGTCACGAAGCCCATTTCGGACAGGTAACAAAAAAATACCTGCAATATTTAATTGACGGGAAATTACCTGAATGGGAAGTTCCCAATATGATTGTAAAATATTACACTACTACTGAAGGATTGAAAGCTGCAAGACAATAA
- a CDS encoding BNR-4 repeat-containing protein, with protein sequence MKPILLLPVLSLVFLFACNSSAKKNTETTQQTPTIHTLCDDGAWCWFSDPRAIYTDADKIVTGWVKKDGSIEVASLNPETKEAKFNNIYPQFEFDDHDNPAFTKLPNGNILTMFSWHSTGKGILSNTTTNGTDIDSFGKNVVFKPTNEELLKKFPRETFTYANPVILSQEDNKLFVFGRWIGFKPNMIISDDNGKTWNKQYVLMSDVPFTSGNRPYVKYYSDGKSKIHMIFTDGHPRVEPTNSVYYCYYEKGAFWKADGTKICDLSGLPFQVKDASVVYKADEEHGRAWICDVVEKDGTPYILYTRHPQETDHRYYYAWYNADTKTWEDHEICKAGKWFPQTPEGETEREPHYMGNMTLNPNKPNEIYLSREINGVFEIEKRTTTNGGNSWNIEPITQNSTLDNVRPYIPRYQPKDSKTVVLWMENNKYIHYTNYDCSIKYYVEP encoded by the coding sequence ATGAAACCTATTCTTCTGTTACCAGTTCTTTCGCTTGTATTTCTGTTCGCATGCAACTCCTCTGCGAAAAAAAACACTGAAACAACACAACAAACTCCAACTATTCATACACTCTGTGATGATGGTGCCTGGTGCTGGTTCTCTGATCCGCGTGCAATTTATACCGATGCCGACAAAATCGTTACCGGTTGGGTAAAAAAAGACGGATCGATAGAAGTGGCTTCCTTAAACCCGGAAACCAAAGAAGCAAAATTTAATAACATATATCCGCAGTTTGAATTCGACGATCATGATAATCCTGCATTTACAAAACTTCCAAATGGCAACATTCTCACTATGTTCTCCTGGCACTCAACGGGTAAAGGCATTTTGAGCAATACAACTACAAACGGCACTGATATTGATAGTTTTGGTAAGAATGTGGTTTTTAAACCTACAAACGAAGAGCTGCTCAAGAAATTTCCGAGAGAAACTTTTACTTATGCCAATCCAGTTATATTAAGCCAAGAGGATAACAAACTGTTTGTTTTTGGACGCTGGATCGGATTTAAACCCAACATGATTATTTCGGATGATAATGGCAAAACATGGAACAAACAATATGTGTTAATGAGCGATGTTCCGTTTACTTCCGGTAACCGGCCTTACGTAAAATATTATTCCGATGGAAAATCAAAAATCCATATGATATTTACCGACGGGCATCCGCGCGTTGAACCCACCAACTCGGTTTATTATTGCTATTACGAGAAAGGTGCATTCTGGAAAGCTGACGGCACAAAAATTTGCGACCTCAGCGGATTGCCATTTCAGGTTAAGGATGCATCGGTAGTGTACAAAGCCGACGAAGAACATGGACGTGCCTGGATTTGCGATGTGGTGGAAAAGGATGGAACACCTTACATTTTGTACACACGTCATCCGCAGGAAACCGATCATCGTTACTATTACGCCTGGTACAATGCCGACACAAAAACATGGGAAGACCACGAAATCTGCAAAGCCGGCAAATGGTTTCCGCAAACACCCGAAGGAGAAACAGAGCGCGAACCGCACTACATGGGCAACATGACTTTAAACCCGAATAAACCCAACGAGATTTACCTGTCGCGCGAGATAAACGGAGTTTTTGAAATTGAAAAGCGTACCACTACAAACGGAGGAAATTCCTGGAATATTGAACCAATTACGCAAAATTCAACACTCGATAACGTTCGTCCATACATACCCCGTTATCAACCAAAAGATTCGAAAACAGTAGTTTTATGGATGGAAAACAATAAATATATTCATTACACCAATTACGATTGCAGCATAAAATACTACGTTGAGCCTTAA